DNA sequence from the Marmota flaviventris isolate mMarFla1 chromosome 15, mMarFla1.hap1, whole genome shotgun sequence genome:
GTGCCCACTGAGGTTGCTGTGTCCTTTGTAAGCACAACCTTAGGCATATTTTAAATCCAAATATTTAGGTTTTGAGGTATGTGCATAAGAAGGGAGATAGACTACAGAGTATAGGCCAGATGCAGTtgtgatacatttttattttctatctcgATGTCTGTACTgttcctaaataaatatattagtgAGTTAGGTTTCACAATTTGCAtggctgattattttttttaccatttacGTACTGTAAGATATACTTATtggttctgttcatttttttttttaagaaagggtctcactatgttgtccaggcttgcctcaaacttgtaagCCTCCTATCTCAGTTTCCTGACTAGCTTGAATTACAGAAATGTACTATCACACCCAGCTTTGTACACTCTTAAAacccatttttattataattagtgcatattaattgCAAAAGGCTGTTTCTTCattacattttcatacatgtatatataatgtatactgATCATATCCACTCTTCCTGTTATCCTTTCTTGCCTCCCTTGCCCTCTCTCCCCCATTTTCTTCCCCTTCTACCTTATGTTGTCTCCACCCCTAGAGatcacataggagagaaaacatgtgatactCGTCAGCTTATTTTGCTTGAAATGATGatctccaattctatccattttcctgtgaataacatgattttgttctttatggctgagtaatactctattatgtatatatactacattttctttatccactcatcttttGATGGGCATCTGTGCTgatttcatagcttggctattatgaatgcTGCCTTGTTAAAAATGGGTATGCAGGTATTTCCGttgtatgttttgattttttcaagACATAATCAGGAGTGATATTGCTGGATTATAGggtagttctttttttatttttttgaggcacctccttactgatttccacagtggctgtactaattcATATTCCCAACAATAGTGTGCAGAGTTCCTTTTCTTCCTGCATTCTTACTAGcacttgctatttttaaattttcttgataATGGCTATTCTGACTGGGATGAGATagaatttcaatgtagtttttatttatatttccctgatggttaaagatgttgaatattttttacatataattattgaccatttgtatcaTACACTTTTGCTGGAATAAAATCACACATTTTTCCCACTCTGTGGCCTTATGTTTGTATGGCTGATAGTCATACCCAGTACAAACCAACCATAGGTTTTATTTATAGTGGCTACTATTTTCATTTCCTAGCAATAAATTGCATTTAATCTTCATTCACAGCTAAGTAAATaagtaacaaaatttaaaaaaccttaaatctaaacaAAATCCTCCTTCTTTCTtgacagttttttgtttgttagacTATCCATGTTCTTGAAGTGGCAAGTTAATGAGTAGTTACTGAGGGATAGTGCACTTACTTATATAAGAGTTGATTTCACACTCATTTTTACTGTTCCTTTTCTTGCTGATTTTTCTAGCTTCTTTGGATGCTTTCCAATTTACTAGGAAttgtctttccacatttttaatttcctttccatcaagaaattctggaaaaaaatacatatattaaaaatacaacagggaggggctggggttgtggctcaggggtggagggcttgcctagcatgggcgggacccaggtttgatcctcagcaccacataaaaataaaggcattgtgttgtgtccatctacaccttaaaataaataaataaataaataaataataaaaaaagaaatagtttgtctaattaaaaaaaaatacaataggggctgtggctgtggctcagtggtagcgcacttgcctggtatgtgtgaggcactgggtttgattctcagcaccatgtataaataaataaaaataaagatctatcaacaactaaaaatatcttaaaaatatatatacatatgaatgtatacataaaaatatacacttCTGATATAGGGTACATGAACTTAAGTTACACCATATAACTGACCTCATTTGTATGACgtattttgttgaattttcattaatttttaatttttttctaacttcaaTATGTGCTTTTTACAAACAACTGAAATGTGATggtaaaaaacatgaaaaggcaCTGTAACTATCCATATTTCCCTCCCTCATCACTGCCAAAGATAATTACTATAAACAATTTTGGCATATGGTCCCCTTTCTAGGGTTTTATATAGACTTATATagactatatattatttttaaaagcaaaaatgctATTATACGCAATGATAATTAAATAGAATATTCTCTTTACTTAAataatatgattattattattaggaaaaatatttttgttaaaatggaTAACAAGTTTTAAATATGTAGCATGGTATTTTTAAAGCACATAATGTTTATTATATTCTAGGACATAGATGTAAAAGCCTACATCTTGTTTCTGAGGTGGGATTTCAGCTATCTTTACattttgttcctttaaaaaagttctaaaaaattGAGCTTCTTAAAttacacaaataatttttatatgttgtaaGATATTTGgaacatataaaatatcaaaaagaaaaaaaataaaattgccttaTTCCACAAGGAATAAGCATTGAAAATCACTGATAacactttagaatatttttgggcaattttttctttgctattcatttatgtgtatttacatgtatattatataaatggaattcttTAGTTATATAGTTTTacatattgctttaaaaatattgaattgtgAGCATTACTATCTTTctttaaacacaaaattttaaagaaatttttttaacacatttaatGGCTGATAGTTCTTTTGCATATGAGTATactataaaatattgaataattctCTTCAtatttgggggtaccagggattgaactcaggggcactcaaccactgagctatatccccaaccctattttatattttatgtagaaacagggtctcaactgagttgcttagcacacaccttgcttttgctgaggctgactttgaacttagccttagcctcctgagccactgggattacaagtatgtgccattgcacctggctaaaTAATTCTCTTCTTATATGTTATCTTATATTTCCTATATTATCTTTTTCAGTTCTGGAGATCAAATGCAGGGTGGCTATAAtgtctcagccctttttattttttattttgagacagggtcttgttaaattgcccccaggatagccttgaacttgcaatcctcctgcctcagcctcctgagcctctgagattatgGGCATGTTCCATGGTACCCAGCCCTATTTGCATTTGTAATCACATAGATAAGGATGATTCGTGTGGTCTTCGTTTATACAAAGTCTTATCTTTTCTAAGAACATtcctgtataatttttaaattaaatgttttctctcatcatGCATGTAATATCTTCCACTATTCAGTGGTAAGgatgtaataaaataaatcatattctttcaggaaaaatgagaattgataaaatattaattgtgCTGCTGAATTTATTAAcactgccatttatttatttatttttaaattagattttatttagtaCACCAATACAATTTATCCTGGTAATAAATTAATATGTagttataaaaatgtttgtgctatccaagaaaaatgctttttaatgtaTAAAGTATATGCAGATCCTTCAAACAGCCAACTTAATTTTCAAACTCAGAAGTGTGGTAACATCGCTGATGAAAATTGGGAGTTTTCCTGAATTCATGATTCATAAGTTTTGAGTTTATCAAGGTTTCAACTGCCCTTTCCATTCTGGCAATCCCCCACACCTGAAATGAGAACTGATAGCTGAAAACGTTCTGATCCCATCTCCTATACCTGTACAGGTGAGGGATCCACTGGCCTGAACTCAAGACCCCAGAGCTAATCAGACAGAGATTGGATTAAATCAGTTCACAGAGGTGCTCCACAAATGTCTGTGGGGCTAAATAAGGCACAAGCATCACTCAGAACTCCAATCATACCTGAAAAACCTTGGTTTTACTTTCTGCTTACTATAGAATTAATTCCTGGTATGTTCTGTTGTAGTTCTCAAACTTAAAACAACACTGttgctttaaaacaaaatcattccTATTATTGCAGCATTATCAACAATCACTGACTGCCAAtgctgtttgtatttcttttctcctgGGATGTTTGAACTTGGGCAAATTTTCTTCCTGTTCTGTGCTCACAGTAGACCCTCACCAAGGATGTCTGTTCTTGCTTGAAATTCATTGGCAGCGGAGAAAGTTTATATATAGTTAGTACCATCTAAAATGAGGTTGAGACAGTTCATTTCTCTTTGCAGGTCACTGCCCACTAGAGTTAACTTGTATCCTGCTCTGTTCATCTGAGCAGTCACTTTGCTTTTCAAAGTTGTGTGGATTACTTCTGGGCTGACAATGTTCCAAGCAGCAGTGAGACTTCTCATCATGTCACAAATATGCCATATAATGTACGAAATATATCTAGCATataatttttgatttattatGTGTCTCAGCCTAATGGTTGCATACAGCCATGCTactaccagattttttttttaagtccacttgttttaatttaaacttcCAAAGATTGTGTGTAGTTTATTTATCAACCAGTATAGAACACTCATACTCTAAGAAACTTTTCTAATTGCAGGAGCCATACCTAAAACAACTTGCCAGGTATCAGTGCATTTTCATACAGACAGCAAAGTTGTGTTtataatggaatttttttccaattttcttgtGATTCTAATTTCTTGCTACTCTCAGCACTCTAGCAAAGGAAACTAATAGTCTATCTTCATATATTTCTCTTACTCCCTAGCAACATTTCTCTGTAGGAATGCATGTTTGGTTTAGATGTGTCCACATGGACATATTTATTCAGAACAGGCCTCCTATTTTTAAGTTCATTCTCTATTGTAGATGCTTTACTTTTTAGGAGTAGTGACACAATACTGTGATAGGCTAAAAGCACTGGAACTAGCCACAGAGACTTGGCATTAACCTCTCTATGAAATGCAATTTCATTAGttttatcagaaaataaacaaaaatcaaaatatatgctTTGATCTGGTAAAATAATTAAAGCATTCATTTACTAATTTGGCATGTTTAACTCCTCTCATTGTTAACAACTTTGcttccttctgatttttttttaatcttgtcatGATTTTTAAGGAACATAAGGACTCTCCACTTCTTTAATCATTTCACTgtagatttttcttccttattcaaCTAACCTTCCTTATTCACTACCACAATAGAACTCTGTGCATGAAATGTAACAGAAAAAACATGCTAAACAGAACCTGAACATTCTAATAATAGCAAGACTGGGGAGACTGGCTTGGTGAGGGAACTGGAAGTGCAGTACTGATGAAGCAACAAATTTTAAGTTAGAGTAATAAAGCTGATGTCAAATTTCAAAGAAAGGGCTAATTTTAACCATATtggtaactaattaaaaatatatcttttaaactAAGAAATCCTAATGACTGAGGTAGATGATGCTGTTATCAGATActgaattaggtttaaggtataagggaaagaaagcactgatataaaattatcttcatttaaaTTCAGATGGATAATTAAGAATGCTTCCGATTCAACATTCTAAACATGAAATCCAGGTATGACCTATCTGGTGCTCACTTTTCTATTTGAAGATGAACTCAGCAGTTGGTGAAAAGATCCACACGCTAACAGAATGGCAAACCACAAAACAGTTGCCCCCGTGAAAAAAATCAGTTACTCTGCGTTTGATATTTCCACCTGGGCTCATTCTCAACTGTTCAGGATGTGGATTCCTGAAGGTTTCTTCAGCATTTAACTAATTCTTTGTTGGATGAAGGGGCCGGGACTGTTTCTCCACACATAAATTGATCTTTGtcataaattacttttataatgaGAGAGCAGCTAGGACACGTTGCCACGTCTTCCCCATTCTCCAAATCTTCCTTGGTGATGGAAAAGTTATCCCCACATGGACAGGGGTAGAAATACGTTTCGGAGTCCTCATCATATTGGAAGTCCTCCATCTCCACCTCGTCGTGAAACACTGCCATGGGGTCGTCGGGGCCGGCAGAGGGCAGATGCCCCAGCCGTCTGACAACGCCTCTGTTGGTCTAACTTCCcggaaaaaaaacaacactgcCATTTAAATATGATCTATGATGTTGTGTTACATCCAAGGCACAAAATAAATTGATGAAACTGGAACACAGTTGTCCTTCATTATTCATGGTATATATACTTCAAGACTCCCATTGGATGCCTGAAACTActgaatactatatatatatatatatatatatatatatatatatatatatatactgtgttattatataatacatacctatgataaaatttaatttataaataggtATATTAATAGAttgacaataattaataataaaatagaacaattatatcCAGATACTGTAATAAAAGTGAATGTGGGCtgtttctcaaaatatcttattgtactATAATGTGTTTTCTGATCTTggaaagaaaaccacagataAAGGGGGACTAATGTATAAATTAGAACCATGAACCCTAGAAGTACAGTGTCTTCGTATTTTTGTTTCATGAACTTTTCTTAACTGAATAATAACACTTCAAGAAATTGGTTAAATGTTTTATCATAATATATGTTAGTACTTATAACTTTACATTAAGGGTCATTCTTTTATGTTCAGTTTTCTTAATAACTTAATTTATTCATATCTTTCCtggttcatttttttattaataattacataatatgttatttttttgatGGAATGTATGTAatcagtacatatttttaaaaacatctattataaacataagaaaagatGGACTGGggcggtggctcagtggtagagtgcttgcctcacacgggtgaggcactgggtttgaacctcagcaccacataaaaataaataaataaatgtattgtgtccatctacgactaaaaaaaatgtttttttttaaaaggaatgaaaaatccAAGTCttttaacacaatttttttttaattagggattgattcaggggcactttatcactgaactacatccccattttttttttttttaatcttgagatgggattttgctaagttgctgagactagcctcaaatttatgatctttctgtcttagcctcctgaatctgtgtgattacaggtatgcaccactgtgcttggccaatttcttcttttttatgttaaTGTCCGAGACAGAATTTGCAGTGACTATAGGATTGTGCCTCAGTTAACttgattccatctcatttttagcaaattattttatttgaggttaTTATGTATAGAAATCAGGTAATGGACACAAGATCttatgagatttattttttttaatgagctgcTTTCAGCATGAAATTTGTTTCCATTCATGCCAAGTAAATCGAATATATGCGTGTTCCATTTGGTGAAGAATGGGTAATTTATGAAACATAATATGGCTGCCTAGAAGTCCTTCTTACTAGGATACATCAAACCATGTCttccattgattttatttttacatttagtaaaaagaaaaaaatgagaataagaaaagctaaaatcaaagagaatttgttatatgtgtatatgtgcatagAAAAAACCCTGGAAAGACATACACTAAAGTGTTAACAGCAGATTTATGATGGGATTATgagttatattttcttctatgtatttaaaaaatttttttagttgtagatggacacaatatctttgttttatttattttttaaatgtggtgctaaggatcgaggttcagtgccttatgcatgagaggcaagcactcaaccactgagctataacctcagccctcttctgtgtatttttgcaagaaaaatatgtattagttTTGTAATTGTAAACAAgtcagagaaaagatttattcaaAACAAACGGAATAAACCCTCTTTATTTGGTAATCAATATAGCTATCTCTACATCTTTTATAGTCTCCAATTAGTAAAgcattaattgtatttattttaatctgcATGCCAatgaaaatggactaatacaataTTGTGTGTTATGAGCAgagatgggaggggatgggaggatggatgaTGTACTACAAGCAGAATTATTtgtagagtttttaaaaactatacatgACTAAAGCTGCAGGATTGTAAGTTCGAAGTCATTCTgggcaaccctgtctcaaaaaaaggggtggggcagggctggagatgtaaatCAGAAGTAGAGTACTactgggttcaacctctagtaACCCCctccaaaacacacacaaacaaaacccctcaaaaaactcaaaacaacTATGTTTGACTGTTGTCTCTGTGTGTTCTCTGTTCTCATCTTGTATGGCCCTTGCATTTTCTTGATATGCCTTTCATCCTCCTTCCAGAGAATCACAACATTAGTATTATGATTAATCAGTTAACTAACATTATGATTTATCAAAATTTACTAGAGCTTAAAAGTGGTTTTATCATACAGCTAACTTTTAAATTCAAGCATATCATGTCACAAAGGTACTGTTATAGGAAATGTTCTCATGAGGCTCCTTACTGCGAGAGTATTGCCTGTCTCTCTGATGCTATGTAACTGTGGTCACTATTGATCAAGTGCTTTTGTCCATTTCCTCCATTATAGTGCATATTCAggaatgttattatttttaaggattttatAAAGGAATTCATCATTCTGTTTCCCTTTCAAACGAAAGGCACTTCTATATGTTTGGGTATCATTTGGCAAATGTCAAACAATGAAAACATGATCAATTTTATCTACAGAACCAAGAACTAAGGAGTCTCTTGGGATCATCGGAGGATTTGTGCCAATGAAAGTTTAGCAAAAGGTCATCAAGTTTACACATTTGTAACTAACCACTTTCCTTAATATCAGCTACATTTTATCTTTAAAGAGTCTGGTGCTTTATTTCTGAACAGCAGatattttcatactttatttagcaattttcttaatttttgctCTTATTCAAAATACTGAATTTTAAGATGACCATTTCATAGTTCAAGAtgtcatatttatatttctgaaagTTTGCAGATAAATTTAACTATAAAGTTGAACAGATGTCTTTCCCTGTAAAAATTATGATAATGTAAAATACATACCCAATGATTTGGAAACCAATATTATTCTGTCCCTGTATTTTGGTTTGATACAAACAGGATTTCCATTTAGATCCATTTTACATAATTTCACCAGCTTGTTCAGTAAAAACTCCAAATCCtataattagagaagaaaaagtaagccatAAGTATTTCATAATTTTCTGTACTTCTAGCAtgtccatttctatttttaattgctgttttctttttatatttatgttttagttgtagttggacacaataccttcattttatttatttttttatgtgatgctaaagatggaacccagggccccgcacgtgctaggcaagtgctctaccactgagccacaaccccagccctaattgctgttttctaaaattactgtttttCATAGAGTTCTAGTTCAGTGCCAGGTATTCAGGTGATGCataataactgtttttttttttttttaataaaatggccTATGGTAGTAGAAGGGACtaaggaaaaggcaaaaaaagtGATATCTTGACTTGGGGAGTCACAGTACTGTTCTTGGTTATACCTGCCTTATGTGAGCCCAAACTACAGCTCACATAACATTTGTGCTACAGAAGAGGCCCTATTCTTAGTGGAATTTATAGAAGTTTACAGAGTAGGGCAGTTAGGAAGTACCGAGTAAACAGACAATTGGCattgcaaaaaatatattttgatgccttttattttataaagaatttagaaaaagctatcaaaaggaaaaacagaaaaatatcactTTTGTCACTCAAAGATCACTTTTATATCTGTGCAGTCTTCTTTTTTGAGCATaggtatttcttttaaaattggcaCCATACTCTGGGTATAATTTTTTACATACTGTCATAAATTTTGCATGCTTTTTATAGCTtacaagaaaagaataatttattttgtgttctACAACTCAACTGAATGTGAGGAAAACATATTAAAGGCACATAAGAGCCAATTCTTCCAGTTTGCCCTCCTTAGTGCCTCTTTCTCTCTTATTGGATTTCTTTCCCCATCCACTGTCACTTCCTTTCCCCATagttttttgtcatttattttcttgccttcttcctcttttcttctttaaacaaatattttgtctTAACTACTAGgtaatagaaattaaatatactttgagggttagggttgtggctcagtggtagagcacttgcctagcatgtgtgagaccactggattctatcctcagcactgcataaataaataaaataaaggcattctgttcatctacaactaaaaaaattttttttctttaaaatatactttgagTAGTTTTTATATATGCCAAAAATTTctggcttttattttaaaacttagatgTTTAGTCTATTATGAATTACACAAAAAAGGTAATGTACTTAGGTTGTTTTCAAATCTTGGTTATTCTGAATAATACTGTAATGAACATAGAGTAGATATGATTTCATATTCTTTGGTTATATACCCAGAATTTAAGTCTGTGCTTGACCCCGAGGGATCCAAATAATCTATGTGAAAATATAGgacttatttttttgttaaagGCAATCCTAAATTCCTTGGCACTGTTACTTACTTGAGACCTTAGGCAAGCCTACGACTTCCTCTATAAAGTGAGGATAATTGCAGTAATTGTCATGGCATATACAGTGCTGGAAACAAAACAGGTAAATCAGAAATATGTTCATTTTCTCTTTGCCTGCCCTGCTATTCCTCAGTGAATTCCCTTTCTCTTAATTTTCGTCAACAGAGAAAAAGTTGTAAGtaagaaagaacaaatttctGACCTAATGACAAACAAGTAATTGACTTCTTCTAAGAAAGCTCTCTTCACAAACTATAGCTTCAGCCCTCAGCCTTGAGACCTAGACTATGCCTGCTCCATAGCATTTATTCAACAGCATTTAATACAGCTTGctataattttcttattctatGTGAGAATTACACCGTATTACTCTCACTTTAAAAACCTTTAAGGAAGGGATTGTACATTGTATTTTTTCTACAGTGTTGAATACAATGCCCATCATCCAAAAGTTAGGTAATAACAACAGTATGAGAACTTTAAATTGATATAGATAATGAGTGCTCAGAGTTTTGCTAATTATTCCTCACTTGATAAATGACCCTCAACATACTCcctccagtgtatgtttatttAAGACTAAACTAATCCTGTGCTGAAATACGATTACCCTTTGGATACGCTCTGGTTGTTCATTGCCTTCCTGTCTTTAATAAAATGCTTTCACTTTCCTGCCCTTCAATAAGTTACTAAAAGAAGCAGACACTTTTCTGGACAGTCTCTGTTTGATAAAT
Encoded proteins:
- the LOC114090654 gene encoding diphthamide biosynthesis protein 3-like, with amino-acid sequence MAVFHDEVEMEDFQYDEDSETYFYPCPCGDNFSITKEDLENGEDVATCPSCSLIIKVIYDKDQFMCGETVPAPSSNKELVKC